Proteins from one Oryza sativa Japonica Group chromosome 12, ASM3414082v1 genomic window:
- the LOC4351372 gene encoding uncharacterized protein isoform X2 — MSPEIALNTGQTTSILSPLIHKEIKKRTKKARHCISLPLLSSEHKSQTQMEAAVATPSLLFSSPTPRRPSSCLSLPPPCSSSYASNGAKLQQPRLQFVSQLTSRNSNGSGRRSISILSLRCSSSGTDSASSSATSERWVLEPAGDGDWRHIGYRVARPGGFQIASEAAVTVGRVPEQADIVLSVATVSGTHARLEKKEGSLLVTDLESTNGTYINERRLSPGFPTPIDPGSLLIFGDIHLAMFRVSKMVVDVPSDASGAEQEAAETAQVSAAAQQTN, encoded by the exons ATGAGTCCAGAGATAGCATTGAACACAGGACAAACAACCTCAATTCTATCTCCACTGATCCACAAAGAAATCAAGAAGCGAACAAAAAAAGCAAGGCACTGCATTTCCCTGCCACTGCTGAGCAGTGAGCACAAATCACAGACACAAATGGAAGCAGCAGTGGCTACTCCTTCCTTGCTCTTCTCTAGCCCAACACCCAGGAGGCCTTCCTCCTGCTTGTCACTGCCGCCTCCTTGCAGCAGCAGCTACGCCTCCAATGGGGCGAAGCTGCAGCAGCCGCGGCTGCAGTTCGTCAGTCAGCTAACCAGCAGAAACAGCAACGGGAGTGGCAGAAGAAGCATTTCCATTTTGTCGCTGAGGTGCTCTTCCAGTGGCACTGACAGCGCGTCTTCTTCCGCCACTTCAGAAAGATGGGTTCTTGAGCCTGCAG GAGACGGCGATTGGCGTCATATCGGGTACCGCGTCGCACGACCCGGCGGCTTCCAGATAGCATCC gaggcggcggtgacggtgggTCGTGTTCCTGAACAGGCTGACATCGTCCTGTCTGTCGCAACAG TTTCTGGGACGCACGCACGGCTGGAGAAGAAAGAGGGGAGCCTGTTGGTAACAGACCTGGAGAGCACGAATGGCACCTACATCAACGAGAGGCGCCTCAGCCCGGGTTTCCCCACTCCCATCGACCCCGGTAGCCTCCTCATTTTTG GCGACATCCACCTGGCCATGTTCCGTGTTTCCAAGATGGTCGTGGATGTGCCCAGTGACGCCAGTGGAGCTGAGCAGGAAGCAGCTGAGACGGCTCAAGTATCAGCTGCAGCCCAACAGACCAATTAA
- the LOC4351372 gene encoding uncharacterized protein isoform X4, whose product MSPEIALNTGQTTSILSPLIHKEIKKRTKKARHCISLPLLSSEHKSQTQMEAAVATPSLLFSSPTPRRPSSCLSLPPPCSSSYASNGAKLQQPRLQFVSQLTSRNSNGSGRRSISILSLRCSSSGTDSASSSATSERWVLEPAGDGDWRHIGYRVARPGGFQIASEAAVTVGRVPEQADIVLSVATVSGTHARLEKKEGSLLVTDLESTNGTYINERRLSPGFPTPIDPGDIHLAMFRVSKMVVDVPSDASGAEQEAAETAQVSAAAQQTN is encoded by the exons ATGAGTCCAGAGATAGCATTGAACACAGGACAAACAACCTCAATTCTATCTCCACTGATCCACAAAGAAATCAAGAAGCGAACAAAAAAAGCAAGGCACTGCATTTCCCTGCCACTGCTGAGCAGTGAGCACAAATCACAGACACAAATGGAAGCAGCAGTGGCTACTCCTTCCTTGCTCTTCTCTAGCCCAACACCCAGGAGGCCTTCCTCCTGCTTGTCACTGCCGCCTCCTTGCAGCAGCAGCTACGCCTCCAATGGGGCGAAGCTGCAGCAGCCGCGGCTGCAGTTCGTCAGTCAGCTAACCAGCAGAAACAGCAACGGGAGTGGCAGAAGAAGCATTTCCATTTTGTCGCTGAGGTGCTCTTCCAGTGGCACTGACAGCGCGTCTTCTTCCGCCACTTCAGAAAGATGGGTTCTTGAGCCTGCAG GAGACGGCGATTGGCGTCATATCGGGTACCGCGTCGCACGACCCGGCGGCTTCCAGATAGCATCC gaggcggcggtgacggtgggTCGTGTTCCTGAACAGGCTGACATCGTCCTGTCTGTCGCAACAG TTTCTGGGACGCACGCACGGCTGGAGAAGAAAGAGGGGAGCCTGTTGGTAACAGACCTGGAGAGCACGAATGGCACCTACATCAACGAGAGGCGCCTCAGCCCGGGTTTCCCCACTCCCATCGACCCCG GCGACATCCACCTGGCCATGTTCCGTGTTTCCAAGATGGTCGTGGATGTGCCCAGTGACGCCAGTGGAGCTGAGCAGGAAGCAGCTGAGACGGCTCAAGTATCAGCTGCAGCCCAACAGACCAATTAA
- the LOC4351372 gene encoding uncharacterized protein isoform X1, translated as MSPEIALNTGQTTSILSPLIHKEIKKRTKKARHCISLPLLSSEHKSQTQMEAAVATPSLLFSSPTPRRPSSCLSLPPPCSSSYASNGAKLQQPRLQFVSQLTSRNSNGSGRRSISILSLRCSSSGTDSASSSATSERWVLEPAGDGDWRHIGYRVARPGGFQIASEAAVTVGRVPEQADIVLSVATAVSGTHARLEKKEGSLLVTDLESTNGTYINERRLSPGFPTPIDPGSLLIFGDIHLAMFRVSKMVVDVPSDASGAEQEAAETAQVSAAAQQTN; from the exons ATGAGTCCAGAGATAGCATTGAACACAGGACAAACAACCTCAATTCTATCTCCACTGATCCACAAAGAAATCAAGAAGCGAACAAAAAAAGCAAGGCACTGCATTTCCCTGCCACTGCTGAGCAGTGAGCACAAATCACAGACACAAATGGAAGCAGCAGTGGCTACTCCTTCCTTGCTCTTCTCTAGCCCAACACCCAGGAGGCCTTCCTCCTGCTTGTCACTGCCGCCTCCTTGCAGCAGCAGCTACGCCTCCAATGGGGCGAAGCTGCAGCAGCCGCGGCTGCAGTTCGTCAGTCAGCTAACCAGCAGAAACAGCAACGGGAGTGGCAGAAGAAGCATTTCCATTTTGTCGCTGAGGTGCTCTTCCAGTGGCACTGACAGCGCGTCTTCTTCCGCCACTTCAGAAAGATGGGTTCTTGAGCCTGCAG GAGACGGCGATTGGCGTCATATCGGGTACCGCGTCGCACGACCCGGCGGCTTCCAGATAGCATCC gaggcggcggtgacggtgggTCGTGTTCCTGAACAGGCTGACATCGTCCTGTCTGTCGCAACAG CAGTTTCTGGGACGCACGCACGGCTGGAGAAGAAAGAGGGGAGCCTGTTGGTAACAGACCTGGAGAGCACGAATGGCACCTACATCAACGAGAGGCGCCTCAGCCCGGGTTTCCCCACTCCCATCGACCCCGGTAGCCTCCTCATTTTTG GCGACATCCACCTGGCCATGTTCCGTGTTTCCAAGATGGTCGTGGATGTGCCCAGTGACGCCAGTGGAGCTGAGCAGGAAGCAGCTGAGACGGCTCAAGTATCAGCTGCAGCCCAACAGACCAATTAA
- the LOC4351372 gene encoding uncharacterized protein isoform X3: MSPEIALNTGQTTSILSPLIHKEIKKRTKKARHCISLPLLSSEHKSQTQMEAAVATPSLLFSSPTPRRPSSCLSLPPPCSSSYASNGAKLQQPRLQFVSQLTSRNSNGSGRRSISILSLRCSSSGTDSASSSATSERWVLEPAGDGDWRHIGYRVARPGGFQIASEAAVTVGRVPEQADIVLSVATAVSGTHARLEKKEGSLLVTDLESTNGTYINERRLSPGFPTPIDPGDIHLAMFRVSKMVVDVPSDASGAEQEAAETAQVSAAAQQTN, encoded by the exons ATGAGTCCAGAGATAGCATTGAACACAGGACAAACAACCTCAATTCTATCTCCACTGATCCACAAAGAAATCAAGAAGCGAACAAAAAAAGCAAGGCACTGCATTTCCCTGCCACTGCTGAGCAGTGAGCACAAATCACAGACACAAATGGAAGCAGCAGTGGCTACTCCTTCCTTGCTCTTCTCTAGCCCAACACCCAGGAGGCCTTCCTCCTGCTTGTCACTGCCGCCTCCTTGCAGCAGCAGCTACGCCTCCAATGGGGCGAAGCTGCAGCAGCCGCGGCTGCAGTTCGTCAGTCAGCTAACCAGCAGAAACAGCAACGGGAGTGGCAGAAGAAGCATTTCCATTTTGTCGCTGAGGTGCTCTTCCAGTGGCACTGACAGCGCGTCTTCTTCCGCCACTTCAGAAAGATGGGTTCTTGAGCCTGCAG GAGACGGCGATTGGCGTCATATCGGGTACCGCGTCGCACGACCCGGCGGCTTCCAGATAGCATCC gaggcggcggtgacggtgggTCGTGTTCCTGAACAGGCTGACATCGTCCTGTCTGTCGCAACAG CAGTTTCTGGGACGCACGCACGGCTGGAGAAGAAAGAGGGGAGCCTGTTGGTAACAGACCTGGAGAGCACGAATGGCACCTACATCAACGAGAGGCGCCTCAGCCCGGGTTTCCCCACTCCCATCGACCCCG GCGACATCCACCTGGCCATGTTCCGTGTTTCCAAGATGGTCGTGGATGTGCCCAGTGACGCCAGTGGAGCTGAGCAGGAAGCAGCTGAGACGGCTCAAGTATCAGCTGCAGCCCAACAGACCAATTAA
- the LOC4351373 gene encoding disease resistance protein RGA2, whose translation MATHICHDNKIKEHFEGSIFWVHVSQEFDNNKLVGKLYEAILKKTSYLRTDQQMVEAISNELNGNKFLLVLDDAWHKNQYDWERFMLYLKSGSPGSRILLTTRDQGVAEAVESTCTYKLAFLSDEDSWNLFQQSLRLAAKGLPSEFVEIGREIIKKCGGVPLAIKILAGVLRNKKTVDAWCALRDSNMWNVDDIEDRVFASLRLSYFHLPDHLKQCFVYCSIFPKGYKIYKHQLIGEWIANGFINPMNEIEQVEDVANDCFDSLLKVHFLQDLEVDEYDEMEICKMHDLVLDLTRQILQGEMVSHSQNATIGNSQKCRYLSLASCNENIEVKLFSKVHAIYISGDNFALNKPIKKRCHVRSIILESMGATNLLLPLIPKFEYLSYFRISHASCRAFPEEISHCWNLQALHVTYCRALTTLPESIGKLKKLRTLELSCLLDLESLPQSIGDCHNLQSFLLRGSGIREIPNSICKIKKLRVLNIMHCRSLRQQWSEFFGTLCNLQSINLAQIEGIHNLFSSFACHKLRTLTLSGTEITRLPQCLTLVSTLEYIDLQNCWGLLELSEGIGNLERLEVLNLKGCSNLGGLPVGIGQLTHLQRLHLFVIGGSSEHARISGLRNLNLLTDNDLEIKIIKYVEDPDDAEKASLKEKSGILNLTLDWSSNGAEGCSDSLEEEPLLDMEKELRVLNGLEPPSQIKKLNIYNYKEPPAGGVVEQSICVHEPALEMITLKF comes from the exons ATGGCCACACACATCTGTCatgacaacaaaataaaagagCATTTTGAAGGCTCAATATTTTGGGTTCACGTGTCACAAGAATTTGATAATAACAAACTCGTCGGCAAGCTGTATGAAGCCATTTTAAAGAAAACATCATATCTTCGTACCGACCAACAGATGGTTGAAGCAATTTCAAACGAGTTGAATGGGAATAAGTTTCTACTTGTCTTGGATGATGCTTGGCACAAGAATCAATATGACTGGGAACGATTCATGCTATATCTTAAGAGTGGATCACCTGGAAGCCGGATTTTGCTCACAACTCGTGATCAGGGAGTTGCGGAGGCAGTGGAATCTACATGTACATATAAGTTGGCTTTCTTGTCAGATGAGGACAGCTGGAATTTATTTCAACAAAGTTTAAGGTTAGCTGCAAAAGGTCTGCCCTCTGAATTTGTAGAAATTGGAAGAGAGATTATTAAAAAATGTGGTGGGGTGCCACTGGCAATTAAAATTCTTGCAGGTGTCCTCCGTAACAAGAAAACAGTAGATGCATGGTGTGCCTTACGTGATAGTAACATGTGGAATGTTGATGATATAGAAGATAGAGTGTTTGCGTCATTAAGGCTGAGCTATTTTCATCTGCCTGATCATCTGAAGCAATGTTTTGTATATTGCTCTATATTTCCTAAAGGCTACAAGATCTACAAACACCAGTTGATCGGAGAGTGGATAGCAAATGGCTTCATCAATCCAATGAATGAGATTGAACAAGTAGAGGATGTTGCAAATGACTGCTTTGATTCTCTTCTGAAAGTGCACTTTCTCCAAGATCTAGAGGTAGATGAGTATGATGAAATGGAAATATGCAAGATGCATGACCTGGTTCTTGACCTTACTCGGCAAATTTTACAGGGTGAAATGGTGTCTCATTCTCAGAATGCAACTATTGGTAATTCCCAAAAATGCAGATATTTATCTTTGGCTTCGTGCAATGAGAATATTGAAGTGAAGTTATTTAGCAAGGTCCATGCTATCTATATTTCTGGTGACAACTTCGCACTCAACAAGCCAATCAAGAAAAGGTGCCATGTTCGTTCTATTATTTTGGAGAGTATGGGCGCTACTAATTTGTTGCTTCCATTGATACCAAAGTTCGAATATCTTAGCTATTTTCGTATCTCACACGCTAGCTGTCGAGCCTTTCCAGAAGAAATCTCACATTGCTGGAACTTGCAGGCCCTTCATGTTACATATTGCAGGGCACTTACCACATTACCTGAGTCTATTGGTAAGCTTAAGAAGCTGAGAACCCTAGAGTTGTCATGTCTTTTGGATCTTGAAAGTTTGCCTCAGTCCATTGGTGACTGTCATAATCTTCAAAGCTTTCTCCTGCGTGGCAGTGGTATCAGGGAGATACCAAACTCCATATgtaaaattaaaaaactaagAGTGCTTAACATTATGCATTGTCGCTCTTTGAGGCAACAATGGTCAGAATTCTTTGGGACGCTTTGCAACTTACAGTCCATCAACTTAGCACAGATTGAGGGTATCCACAACTTGTTCAGTTCATTTGCTTGTCATAAACTACGCACTTTGACACTTAGTGGAACCGAAATTACCAGACTACCGCAATGCCTCACATTGGTGAGCACCCTGGAATACATAGACCTTCAAAACTGCTGGGGGCTGCTAGAGTTATCGGAGGGCATAGGGAACCTAGAGAGGCTTGAAGTTTTGAACCTAAAAGGATGCTCGAATTTGGGTGGCCTGCCAGTAGGGATTGGACAGCTAACtcatcttcaaaggctgcattTGTTTGTTATAGGTGGCAGTAGCGAGCATGCAAGAATATCAGGGCTTCGAAACCTCAACTTGTTAACCGACAATGATCTggaaataaaaattattaaatatgTAGAGGATCCAGATGATGCAGAAAAGGCCTCCCTGAAGGAAAAGAGTGGTATACTCAATTTGACATTGGATTGGTCTTCAAATGGTGCAGAAGGGTGCTCGGATAGTCTGGAAGAAGAGCCATTATTAGATATGGAAAAGGAGCTGCGTGTGCTCAATGGTCTTGAACCACCATCACAAATTAAGAAGCTGAATATCTATAATTACAAAG AACCCCCTGCTGGTGGAGTCGTGGAGCAGAGCATATGTGTTCATGAACCAGCTTTGGAGATGATCACTCTCAAGTTTTGA
- the LOC4351374 gene encoding small ribosomal subunit protein uS9, which produces MAAALTRPPPGTVQCFGRKKTAVAVSYCKPGRGLIKVNGVPIELIRPEMLRLKAFEPILLAGRSRFKDIDMRIRVRGGGKTSQIYAIRQAIAKALVAYYQKYVDEASKKEVKDIFARYDRTLLVADPRRCEPKKFGGRGARARFQKSYR; this is translated from the coding sequence atggccgccgcgctCACCCGCCCGCCTCCAGGCACGGTCCAGTGCTTCGGGCGCAAGAAGACGGCGGTGGCCGTCTCCTACTGCAAGCCGGGGCGCGGGCTGATCAAGGTGAACGGCGTCCCGATCGAGCTGATCAGGCCGGAGATGCTCCGCCTCAAGGCGTTCGAGCCCATCCTGCTCGCGGGGCGCTCGCGCTTCAAGGACATCGACATGAGGATCCGCGTCCGCGGCGGTGGGAAGACGTCGCAGATCTACGCGATCCGCCAGGCCATCGCCAAGGCCCTCGTCGCCTACTACCAGAAGTACGTCGACGAGGCGTCCAAGAAGGAGGTCAAGGACATCTTTGCCCGCTACGACCGCaccctcctcgtcgccgaccCCAGGCGCTGCGAGCCCAAGAAGTTCGGTGGTCGCGGCGCCCGCGCAAGGTTCCAGAAGTCGTACCGCTGA
- the LOC4351376 gene encoding probable arabinosyltransferase ARAD1, translating into MPPRARTLLMPLAAATLLVASTIFLFAATGARWRPADTGLPVPAADFSAAVLESAVTDTTAAAKELSFVDENGRPDDPASSSAAAARCDPTHAAVRVFMYDLPPEFHFGILGWSPPTDGAADAAMWPDVGSGAAAPRYPGGLNQQHSVEYWLTLDLLSSSSPPCGAAVRVADSRDADVVFVPFFASLSYNRHSRVVPPEKVSRDKELQEKLVRYLMAQPEWKRSGGADHVIVAHHPNSLLHARSVLFPVVFVLSDFGRYHPRVASLEKDVIAPYKHMAKTFVNDSAGFDDRPTLLYFRGAIFRKEGGNIRQELYYMLKDEKDVYFAFGSVQDHGASKASKGMHASKFCLNIAGDTPSSNRLFDAIVSHCVPVIISDDIELPYEDALDYSKFSIFVRSSDAVKKGYLMRLIRGVSKHQWTRMWNRLKEVDKHFEYQYPSQKDDAVQMIWQALARKVPAIRLKSHRSRRFSRYDRGK; encoded by the exons atgccgccgcgcgcccgcacCCTCCTCATGCCGCTTGCGGCGGCGAcgctcctcgtcgcctccaccatcttcctcttcgccgccaccggcgctcGATGGCGACCCGCCGACACCGGCCTCCCGGTCCCCGCCGCCGACTTCTCTGCGGCCGTCCTAGAGAGCGCAGTGAccgacaccaccgccgccgcgaaggAGCTCTCGTTCGTTGACGAGAATGGCCGCCCCGACGATCCCGCCTCCAGCTCGGCGGCCGCCGCGAGATGCGACCCGACCCACGCCGCCGTCAGGGTATTCATGTACGACTTGCCGCCGGAGTTCCACTTCGGCATCCTCGGCTGGTCGCCGCCGACAGATggagccgccgacgccgccatgtGGCCGGATgtcggcagcggcgccgccgccccgcggtACCCCGGTGGGCTCAACCAGCAGCACAGCGTCGAGTACTGGCTCACGCtcgatctcctctcctcctcgtcgccgccgtgcggtGCCGCCGTCAGGGTCGCCGACTCCCGCGACGCCGACGTGGTGTTCGTGCCGTTCTTCGCGTCCCTCAGCTACAATCGCCACTCCAGGGTTGTGCCTCCGGAGAAGGTGAGCAGGGACAAGGAATTGCAGGAGAAGCTGGTCAGGTACCTGATGGCGCAGCCGGAGTGGAAGAGGTCGGGTGGCGCCGACCATGTCATTGTCGCACACCACCCGAATAGTTTGCTCCATGCCCGGTCAGTGCTGTTCCCCGTGGTGTTCGTGCTGTCTGACTTCGGGAGATACCATCCTAGAGTAGCCAGCTTGGAGAAGGATGTCATTGCCCCTTACAAGCATATGGCTAAGACGTTTGTGAATGACTCCGCCGGGTTTGATGACCGGCCGACATTGTTATACTTCCGGGGAGCAATTTTCAGGAAGGAG GGAGGGAACATTAGGCAGGAGCTATATTATATGCTCAAAGATGAAAAGGATGTTTATTTTGCCTTTGGAAGTGTCCAGGACCATGGGGCCAGTAAAGCCAGTAAGGGAATGCACGCATCAAAATTTTGCCTAAACATTGCAGGGGACACCCCTTCTTCCAATCGCCTGTTTGACGCTATAGTAAGTCATTGCGTCCCTGTTATCATCAGTGACGACATCGAGCTTCCTTATGAAGATGCATTGGACTATTCGAAGTTTTCTATCTTTGTTCGCTCATCTGATGCTGTAAAAAAGGGTTACTTGATGAGGCTGATTAGAGGAGTAAGCAAGCATCAATGGACAAGGATGTGGAATAGGCTGAAAGAAGTGGATAAACATTTTGAGTATCAATACCCATCACAGAAGGATGATGCGGTCCAAATGATCTGGCAAGCATTGGCTAGAAAGGTGCCAGCAATCCGCCTGAAGTCACATAGGTCTAGAAGATTTTCTAGATATGATAGAGGAAAATAA
- the LOC9271472 gene encoding mini zinc finger protein 2: MGPQQDRSAAKPYANGSTAAAAAAGRKENNKVVRYRECQRNHAASIGGHAVDGCREFMASGADGTAAALLCAACGCHQSFHRREVEAAAAECDCSSDTSSGTGRR; encoded by the coding sequence ATGGGGCCTCAGCAAGACCGGTCGGCGGCCAAGCCGTACGCGAAcggcagcacggcggcggcggcggcggcggggaggaaggAGAACAACAAGGTGGTGCGGTACAGGGAGTGCCAGCGCAACCACGCCGCCAGCATCGGCGGCCACGCCGTCGACGGCTGCCGGGAGTTCATGGCGTCGGGCGCCgatggcaccgccgccgcgctcctctgCGCCGCCTGCGGCTGCCACCAGAGCTTCCACAGGCGAGAGGtggaggccgccgcggccgaaTGCGACTGCTCCTCCGACACCTCCTCCGGCACCGGCCGCCGGTGA
- the LOC4351377 gene encoding uncharacterized protein, translating to MVRELRLDSFYARLHAAAAASAADASSPLLILPSAADADALCALKVLTHVLSADSIRFSIYPVASAAAAASLLASFSASQPLCLLLINWGAHRDLRAVLPPAATAFVVDSHRPIHLHNLSAANDRVVVLFTTDDEHTADLSYDFDVSSLADASDLSAQGEADDHLRVAEEDEDSDASDSDSDGEGGRRKRRRLSDDAEADGDPERLFGKLRREYYRLGTFHGKPSGCLMYELAHALRKNTNELLWFACVSLTDQFVHERITNERYQAAVMELEQHINGSGNLDPSGVGAVVTLKDGTKIRAPEASRIAYEDEPRLMLLREWSLFDSMLCSSYVATKLKTWSDNGLKKLKLLLARMGFPLADCQKRFQYMSMEVKRKMRDEFDRFLPEYGLTEFYYRSFLRVHGYRSKVSAADVVYGVTALLESLNAESKDSKGSSAAEQFWVAYSALSLSNVDQLRKGMQSAIEIQRAILRQGSSAITKTGFIRSAKKFRWVKLDDPVDTDKLCQPQALTKFCFFLMDALRERGARMKPLICACLAREPEKVLVVGVCGKPRLGAVKGNAFGNAFRSAAEEIGADYFHDMFESSWIVLDVVAVSSFMIRLTEKL from the coding sequence ATGGTGCGAGAGCTCCGCCTCGACTCCTTCTACgcgcgcctccacgccgccgccgccgcgtccgccgccgacgcatCCTCGCCGCTCCTgatcctcccctccgccgccgacgccgacgccctcTGCGCGCTCAAGGTGCTCACCCACGTCCTCTCCGCCGACTCCATCCGCTTCTCCATCTACCCcgtcgcgtccgccgccgccgccgcctccctcctcgcctcctTCTCCGCATCCCAGCCGCtctgcctcctcctcatcaACTGGGGCGCCCACCGCGACCTCCGCGCCGTGCtgccccccgccgccaccgcgttcGTCGTGGATTCGCACCGCCCCATCCACCTCCACAACCTTTCGGCGGCCAACGACCGCGTCGTCGTGCTCTTCACCACTGACGACGAGCACACCGCCGATCTCTCCTACGACTTCGACGTCTCCTCCCTAGCCGATGCCTCCGACCTCTCCGCTCAGGGGGAGGCCGACGACCACCTCCGCGTCGCCGAGGAGGACGAAGATTCCGATGCTTCCGACTCGGATTCCGACGGCGAgggtgggaggaggaagaggcggcggctcTCCGACGATGCGGAGGCGGATGGCGACCCGGAGAGGCTGTTCGGGAAGCTGAGGAGGGAGTACTACCGGCTCGGCACCTTCCACGGGAAGCCGTCGGGGTGCCTCATGTACGAGCTCGCCCACGCGCTGCGGAAGAACACCAACGAGCTCCTCTGGTTCGCCTGCGTCTCCCTCACCGACCAGTTCGTCCACGAGCGCATCACCAACGAGCGCTACCAGGCCGCCGTCATGGAGCTCGAGCAGCACATCAATGGATCTGGCAATCTCGATCCATCTGGCGTGGGCGCGGTGGTGACGCTCAAGGATGGCACCAAGATCCGGGCGCCGGAGGCCTCACGCATCGCCTATGAAGACGAGCCGCGGCTGATGCTGCTCCGGGAGTGGAGTCTGTTCGACTCCATGCTCTGCTCGTCGTATGTCGCGACGAAGCTCAAGACCTGGAGCGACAATGGCCTCAAGAAGCTGAAGCTGCTTCTGGCAAGGATGGGATTCCCGCTCGCCGACTGCCAGAAGAGGTTCCAGTACATGAGCATGGAGGTCAAGCGGAAGATGCGTGATGAGTTTGATCGGTTCTTGCCTGAGTATGGGCTCACCGAGTTCTATTATCGGAGTTTCTTGAGGGTGCATGGGTACCGCTCCAAGGTTTCTGCTGCAGATGTTGTTTATGGCGTCACAGCTTTGCTTGAATCACTGAATGCTGAGTCCAAGGACTCCAAGGGGTCTTCTGCTGCTGAGCAATTCTGGGTTGCATACTCTGCATTGTCGCTGAGCAATGTCGATCAGCTGCGGAAAGGGATGCAGTCTGCAATTGAGATACAGAGGGCAATACTGAGGCAAGGAAGCTCAGCGATTACCAAGACCGGGTTCATTCGGAGTGCAAAGAAGTTTCGGTGGGTGAAGCTTGATGATCCAGTGGATACAGATAAGTTATGCCAACCTCAGGCTCTTACCAAATTCTGCTTTTTCCTAATGGACGCACTGAGAGAGCGAGGAGCAAGGATGAAGCCACTTATCTGCGCTTGCTTAGCAAGGGAGCCTGAGAAAGTGCTTGTTGTGGGGGTATGTGGGAAGCCAAGGCTGGGGGCTGTTAAGGGGAATGCATTTGGTAATGCATTTAGGTCAGCTGCCGAGGAGATTGGTGCAGACTATTTCCATGACATGTTTGAGTCATCATGGATTGTTCTCGATGTTGTTGCTGTCAGCTCTTTCATGATTCGGTTAACAGAGAAGCTATGA